The following are from one region of the Salvia hispanica cultivar TCC Black 2014 chromosome 1, UniMelb_Shisp_WGS_1.0, whole genome shotgun sequence genome:
- the LOC125187212 gene encoding cysteine protease XCP1-like produces MFISLYSKLFILATFALFYTGTTAYARELSIVGYEPEDLTSIDKLINLFESWVDKHGKMYKTLEEKLHRFEIFKDNLKHIDERNKVVSNYWLGLNEFSDLSHDEFKKMFLGLKSDQIPKRGENFKYRDFVDVPKSVDWRKKGAVTRVKNQGQCGSCWAFSTVAAVEGINQIVTGNLTELSEQELIDCDTAYNNGCNGGLMDYAFSFIVSNKGLHKEDDYPYLMEEGTCQESRDEAEVVTIDGYHDVPANDEKSFLKALANQPLSVAIDASGRDFQFYNGGVFDGHCGTDLDHGVAAVGYGTSKGLDYVIVKNSWGPKWGEKGFIRMKRNNGKPEGMCGINKMASFPTKSR; encoded by the exons ATGTTCATTTCTCTATATTCCAAGTTATTTATTCTAGCCACTTTTGCACTATTCTACACCGGCACCACAGCTTATGCACGTGAGCTCTCAATCGTGGGCTACGAGCCTGAAGATCTAACGTCCATTGATAAGCTCATCAATCTATTCGAATCTTGGGTGGACAAGCATGGCAAGATGTACAAAACCCTAGAGGAGAAGTTGCATAGGTTTGAGATTTTTAAGGATAATTTGAAGCACATTGATGAGAGGAATAAGGTTGTTAGCAACTATTGGCTAGGCTTGAATGAGTTCTCCGATTTGAGCCATGATGAGTTCAAGAAAATGTTTTTAGGTCTCAAATCCGATCAAATTCCCAAGAGGGGTGAGAATTTTAAGTATAGGGATTTTGTGGATGTGCCTAAATCCGTAGATTGGAGGAAGAAAGGAGCCGTTACACGGGTGAAGAACCAGGGTCAATGTG GCAGTTGTTGGGCGTTTTCAACCGTGGCTGCAGTCGAAGGGATCAACCAAATTGTGACGGGGAACTTAACTGAGTTGTCTGAGCAAGAGCTCATCGATTGTGACACGGCTTATAACAATGGCTGCAACGGCGGCCTAATGGACTATGCATTCTCCTTTATCGTCTCAAACAAAGGTCTCCATAAGGAAGACGACTACCCTTACCTGATGGAGGAAGGAACTTGTCAAGAAAGCAGG GATGAGGCGGAAGTTGTGACAATTGATGGCTACCACGACGTGCCGGCTAACGACGAAAAGAGCTTCTTGAAAGCTCTGGCAAACCAACCCCTGAGTGTGGCCATCGATGCTTCTGGGAGAGACTTCCAGTTCTATAATGGA GGCGTGTTTGACGGGCATTGTGGAACCGATCTTGATCACGGAGTGGCAGCCGTGGGATACGGCACGAGCAAAGGGTTGGACTATGTGATAGTGAAGAATTCTTGGGGGCCAAAATGGGGGGAGAAGGGTTTTATAAGAATGAAGAGAAACAATGGGAAGCCAGAGGGGATGTGTggtatcaacaaaatggcCTCATTCCCAACCAAAAGCcgttga
- the LOC125187189 gene encoding probable inorganic phosphate transporter 1-10 isoform X2, whose translation MALKVLAALDSAKTQYYHFKAIVVAGMGLFTDAYDFFCLPPILKLLARIYYSDPYVPTVVASSMLAAALLGAAIGQVVFGHLGDRIGRRRVYGFSLLLMIFSSIWCGFSACTSRSCVLLTLGFFRFALGVGIGGDYPLSATIMSEFANRHTRGAFIAAVFSMQGFGILVSSAVTMAVCAVFDRATDGETPQAADLAWRLILVLAAVPAGLTYYWRMMMPETARFTALVEKNVEQAVRDMQGVLAVSLAQIAEEEEEETPSRNPESYPLLSGEFFHRHGCDLFACAAAWFLVDVVFYSINLFQSSIYRHFLPKHHMNVFQEAFHVAKLQSIIAVCSTIPGYFAAVYLIDRAGRVKIQLTGFFIMALGLLAIGIPYKFWRNTTNMGFMVLYSLTFFFANLGPNTTTFIVPAELFPARFRATCHGISGAAGKLGAVVGSVGFLRASTTGEGEGEGMTAALVILGGICVVGMAVTYLLTPETMGRSLEENECQNATLSAP comes from the exons ATGGCGCTGAAAGTGCTTGCAGCTCTAGACTCGGCAAAGACACAGTATTACCATTTCAAGGCGATCGTGGTGGCCGGAATGGGGCTTTTCACCGACGCCTACGACTTCTTCTGCCTCCCTCCCATCCTCAAACTGCTCGCCCGCATTTACTACTCCGACCCCTACGTCCCCACCGTCGTCGCCTCCTCTATGCTCGCCGCGGCCCTCCTCGGCGCCGCCATTGGCCAGGTCGTCTTCGGCCACCTCGGGGACCGCATCGGCCGCCGCCGCGTCTACGgcttctctctcctcctcaTGATTTTCAGCTCCATCTGGTGCGGTTTCTCCGCCTGCACCTCCCGATCGTGCGTGCTGCTCACGCTAGGGTTCTTCCGATTCGCGCTCGGCGTAGGCATCGGCGGCGACTACCCGCTCTCCGCCACCATCATGTCGGAGTTCGCCAACCGCCACACGCGCGGGGCCTTCATCGCGGCCGTTTTCTCGATGCAGGGGTTCGGGATCCTGGTGAGCTCGGCCGTCACCATGGCGGTGTGCGCCGTGTTTGACCGCGCCACGGACGGAGAGACGCCGCAGGCAGCGGACTTGGCGTGGAGGCTCATACTCGTGCTTGCGGCGGTGCCGGCGGGGCTCACCTATTACTGGCGGATGATGATGCCGGAAACTGCCAG GTTCACGGCGCTGGTGGAGAAAAACGTAGAGCAGGCGGTGAGGGACATGCAGGGAGTTCTGGCCGTCTCCCTCGCCCAAATcgct gaagaagaagaagaagaaacccCCTCCCGAAACCCCGAATCCTACCCCCTCCTCTCCGGAGAGTTCTTCCACCGCCACGGCTGCGACCTCTTCGCCTGCGCAGCCGCGTGGTTCCTGGTGGACGTGGTGTTCTACAGCATCAACCTCTTCCAATCCAGCATCTACCGCCACTTCCTCCCCAAGCACCACATGAACGTCTTCCAAGAGGCCTTCCACGTCGCCAAGCTCCAATCCATCATCGCCGTCTGCTCCACCATCCCCGGCTACTTTGCCGCCGTCTACCTCATCGACCGCGCTGGCCGGGTCAAGATCCAGCTCACCGGCTTTTTCATCATGGCGTTAGGCCTCCTCGCTATTGGAATCCCTTACAAATTCTGGCGCAACACCACCAACATGGGCTTCATGGTTCTATACAGCTTGACCTTCTTCTTCGCCAACTTGGGCCCCAACACCACCACCTTCATCGTCCCCGCCGAGCTTTTCCCTGCCAGGTTCCGGGCCACGTGCCATGGGATATCCGGGGCTGCCGGGAAGCTGGGGGCGGTGGTGGGCTCCGTGGGGTTCTTGAGAGCTTCCACCAcgggggagggggagggggaggggaTGACGGCGGCGCTGGTCATCCTGGGAGGGATTTGTGTGGTGGGGATGGCGGTCACGTATTTGCTCACCCCCGAGACCATGGGGAGATCATTGGAGGAGAATGAATGTCAAAACGCTACTCTCTCCGCTCCTTAA
- the LOC125187189 gene encoding probable inorganic phosphate transporter 1-9 isoform X1, with protein sequence MALKVLAALDSAKTQYYHFKAIVVAGMGLFTDAYDFFCLPPILKLLARIYYSDPYVPTVVASSMLAAALLGAAIGQVVFGHLGDRIGRRRVYGFSLLLMIFSSIWCGFSACTSRSCVLLTLGFFRFALGVGIGGDYPLSATIMSEFANRHTRGAFIAAVFSMQGFGILVSSAVTMAVCAVFDRATDGETPQAADLAWRLILVLAAVPAGLTYYWRMMMPETARFTALVEKNVEQAVRDMQGVLAVSLAQIAEEEEEEEEEEEEEEEEEEEEEEEEEEEEETPSRNPESYPLLSGEFFHRHGCDLFACAAAWFLVDVVFYSINLFQSSIYRHFLPKHHMNVFQEAFHVAKLQSIIAVCSTIPGYFAAVYLIDRAGRVKIQLTGFFIMALGLLAIGIPYKFWRNTTNMGFMVLYSLTFFFANLGPNTTTFIVPAELFPARFRATCHGISGAAGKLGAVVGSVGFLRASTTGEGEGEGMTAALVILGGICVVGMAVTYLLTPETMGRSLEENECQNATLSAP encoded by the exons ATGGCGCTGAAAGTGCTTGCAGCTCTAGACTCGGCAAAGACACAGTATTACCATTTCAAGGCGATCGTGGTGGCCGGAATGGGGCTTTTCACCGACGCCTACGACTTCTTCTGCCTCCCTCCCATCCTCAAACTGCTCGCCCGCATTTACTACTCCGACCCCTACGTCCCCACCGTCGTCGCCTCCTCTATGCTCGCCGCGGCCCTCCTCGGCGCCGCCATTGGCCAGGTCGTCTTCGGCCACCTCGGGGACCGCATCGGCCGCCGCCGCGTCTACGgcttctctctcctcctcaTGATTTTCAGCTCCATCTGGTGCGGTTTCTCCGCCTGCACCTCCCGATCGTGCGTGCTGCTCACGCTAGGGTTCTTCCGATTCGCGCTCGGCGTAGGCATCGGCGGCGACTACCCGCTCTCCGCCACCATCATGTCGGAGTTCGCCAACCGCCACACGCGCGGGGCCTTCATCGCGGCCGTTTTCTCGATGCAGGGGTTCGGGATCCTGGTGAGCTCGGCCGTCACCATGGCGGTGTGCGCCGTGTTTGACCGCGCCACGGACGGAGAGACGCCGCAGGCAGCGGACTTGGCGTGGAGGCTCATACTCGTGCTTGCGGCGGTGCCGGCGGGGCTCACCTATTACTGGCGGATGATGATGCCGGAAACTGCCAG GTTCACGGCGCTGGTGGAGAAAAACGTAGAGCAGGCGGTGAGGGACATGCAGGGAGTTCTGGCCGTCTCCCTCGCCCAAATcgctgaagaagaagaagaagaagaagaagaagaagaagaagaagaagaagaagaagaagaagaagaagaagaagaagaagaagaagaagaaacccCCTCCCGAAACCCCGAATCCTACCCCCTCCTCTCCGGAGAGTTCTTCCACCGCCACGGCTGCGACCTCTTCGCCTGCGCAGCCGCGTGGTTCCTGGTGGACGTGGTGTTCTACAGCATCAACCTCTTCCAATCCAGCATCTACCGCCACTTCCTCCCCAAGCACCACATGAACGTCTTCCAAGAGGCCTTCCACGTCGCCAAGCTCCAATCCATCATCGCCGTCTGCTCCACCATCCCCGGCTACTTTGCCGCCGTCTACCTCATCGACCGCGCTGGCCGGGTCAAGATCCAGCTCACCGGCTTTTTCATCATGGCGTTAGGCCTCCTCGCTATTGGAATCCCTTACAAATTCTGGCGCAACACCACCAACATGGGCTTCATGGTTCTATACAGCTTGACCTTCTTCTTCGCCAACTTGGGCCCCAACACCACCACCTTCATCGTCCCCGCCGAGCTTTTCCCTGCCAGGTTCCGGGCCACGTGCCATGGGATATCCGGGGCTGCCGGGAAGCTGGGGGCGGTGGTGGGCTCCGTGGGGTTCTTGAGAGCTTCCACCAcgggggagggggagggggaggggaTGACGGCGGCGCTGGTCATCCTGGGAGGGATTTGTGTGGTGGGGATGGCGGTCACGTATTTGCTCACCCCCGAGACCATGGGGAGATCATTGGAGGAGAATGAATGTCAAAACGCTACTCTCTCCGCTCCTTAA